One genomic region from Nostoc sphaeroides encodes:
- a CDS encoding N-acetylmuramoyl-L-alanine amidase: protein MKLHWLLPSTIGTIFMLSSPVMAARLESWRFDANQNRLEINTVGAVQPQAQLIFNPTRLVIDLPGTTFGRPQVTQQVGGGIRSIRVGQFDAETTRIVVELTPGYTLDPKRVQFVGTDGDRWRVQLPRPELDRVAASPRSAYTVVTPDSEPQPGISRVANTTRGATQIENLQVTGDGLFIRTSGGGNSPIRVIRSRDRATIFMDISDASLSPRLTQQNNIPVNKHGISRVEFTQLQSQPPGVRLTLRVDQNSPDWQASNSNGAGLVVLPSRVVRLPGNNNSDNQSQPPSFPSRPSANNSPATIESVQLTDNGTQLLIRGDQTLSATGTWDRSSGLFRVTITNAKLSPRVTGPTFVANSPILRVRLQPQEPNTVVVLVQPAAGVQLGQPQQIGDQLLIPIQGSRRIVALPGRPPFALPGLPPPNRGPFPDPNNPNPQPLRQPQRPLTNGRVVVLIDPGHGGKDPGAVGLGGLREKDIILSIGKRIAQVLQQNGVQVVMTRDSDYFVTLPGRVQLAERANADVFVSIHANAVGPGRSDVSGLETYYYGSGLGLARTVHNSILQNVNVRDRGVRRARFFVLRKSSMPSILVETGYLTGRDDNAKLRTSAYQNQMADAIARGILQYLKRR from the coding sequence GTGAAATTACACTGGTTACTACCCAGCACTATTGGAACTATCTTCATGCTATCGTCGCCGGTAATGGCTGCGAGACTTGAATCTTGGCGCTTTGATGCCAATCAAAACAGGCTGGAAATTAATACTGTGGGAGCAGTTCAACCCCAGGCACAACTAATTTTCAACCCAACTCGACTGGTAATTGATTTGCCAGGAACCACATTTGGGCGTCCGCAGGTAACCCAACAGGTGGGCGGTGGAATTCGCTCGATCCGGGTTGGGCAGTTTGATGCAGAAACAACCCGGATAGTTGTCGAACTGACTCCTGGTTATACTTTAGACCCCAAACGAGTGCAATTTGTAGGTACAGATGGCGATCGCTGGAGGGTGCAATTACCTAGACCAGAACTTGATAGAGTAGCCGCTTCTCCCAGAAGTGCTTACACTGTTGTTACCCCAGACTCTGAGCCGCAACCTGGTATTTCCAGGGTTGCCAATACTACAAGAGGGGCAACTCAAATTGAGAACTTACAAGTAACAGGTGATGGGTTGTTCATTCGCACCAGTGGTGGTGGTAATTCTCCGATTCGGGTAATTCGCAGCCGCGATCGCGCTACCATCTTCATGGACATCTCTGACGCATCTTTATCACCACGTCTGACGCAACAGAATAATATCCCCGTTAACAAACATGGTATTAGCCGTGTCGAATTCACCCAACTACAAAGCCAACCTCCTGGCGTTCGCCTGACTTTACGGGTAGATCAAAATAGCCCCGACTGGCAAGCAAGTAATAGTAACGGCGCTGGTTTAGTAGTTCTACCTAGTCGCGTTGTCAGATTGCCTGGAAATAATAATTCTGACAATCAGTCACAACCACCCTCCTTTCCCAGCAGACCATCTGCTAACAACTCCCCAGCAACAATAGAGTCTGTACAACTGACTGATAATGGCACACAACTGTTAATTAGAGGCGACCAAACCTTATCTGCTACGGGAACCTGGGATAGATCCTCAGGTCTGTTCCGTGTCACAATTACAAATGCCAAGTTATCTCCCAGAGTCACAGGCCCTACTTTTGTTGCCAATAGCCCCATTCTCCGGGTACGTCTGCAACCCCAAGAACCCAACACAGTAGTTGTTTTAGTTCAACCAGCAGCCGGAGTGCAACTTGGGCAACCCCAGCAAATTGGCGACCAGCTTTTGATACCAATACAAGGCTCTCGGCGAATTGTCGCCCTCCCCGGAAGACCCCCCTTTGCTTTACCTGGACTACCACCGCCAAACCGGGGGCCATTCCCAGACCCAAACAATCCCAATCCCCAGCCCCTAAGACAACCACAACGCCCGCTTACCAATGGACGAGTAGTAGTCCTCATTGACCCCGGACATGGCGGTAAAGACCCTGGAGCAGTAGGTCTTGGGGGATTACGCGAAAAGGATATTATTTTGTCTATTGGCAAAAGAATAGCTCAGGTTTTGCAGCAAAATGGCGTACAAGTAGTTATGACGCGGGATTCTGACTATTTCGTTACCCTTCCGGGGCGGGTGCAATTAGCAGAGCGAGCGAATGCTGATGTCTTTGTTAGCATTCATGCTAATGCAGTTGGGCCAGGTCGTTCGGATGTCAGTGGCTTAGAAACGTATTATTACGGCAGTGGTTTGGGTCTAGCTCGCACTGTCCATAACAGTATTCTTCAAAATGTAAATGTCAGAGATAGGGGAGTGCGGCGAGCCAGATTTTTTGTCCTCAGAAAAAGTTCCATGCCTTCTATTCTCGTAGAAACAGGTTATTTGACTGGTCGAGATGATAACGCTAAACTCAGAACCTCAGCTTACCAAAATCAAATGGCAGATGCGATCGCTCGTGGCATTCTTCAGTATCTAAAGAGAAGATAA